A stretch of Dama dama isolate Ldn47 chromosome 22, ASM3311817v1, whole genome shotgun sequence DNA encodes these proteins:
- the LOC133043383 gene encoding olfactory receptor 6C1-like — translation MRNYTEIRKFILLGLSDDPQVQVVIFVFLLITYMLSITGNLTIITLTLLDAHLQTPMYFFLRSFSILEVSFTTVTIPKFLATIITGDKAISFNDCMAQLFFFILLGVTEFYLLAAMSYDRYIAICKPLHYMTIMNHRVCALLVLASWLASFLIIFPLLMLFIQLDYCKSNAINHFTCDYFPLLQLSCSNTKLLEVVGFSSAVFTLMFTLTLIILSYTYIIRTILRIPSTTQRTKAFSTCSSHMIVISISYGSCIFMYMNPSAKDRVSLSKGVAVLNTSIAPMLNPFIYTLRNLQVKRAFMDMTRKTLLFSRK, via the coding sequence ATGAGAAACTACACAGAAATAAGAAAGTTTATCCTCCTGGGACTGTCAGATGACCCACAAGTTCAGGTTGTGATCTTTGTCTTTCTGCTCATCACCTACATGCTCAGCATCACTGGGAACCTGACCATTATCACCCTGACCCTGCTGGATGCCCACCTCCAGAcccccatgtatttcttcctcaGGAGTTTCTCCATATTAGAGGTGTCATTCACGACTGTCACTATACCAAAGTTCCTGGCCACCATCATTACAGGAGATAAAGCCATCTCTTTTAATGATTGTATGGctcagttattttttttcattctcttgggaGTCACTGAGTTTTACCTTCTGGCTGCCATGTCCTATGATCGTTACATTGCCATCTGCAAACCGCTGCATTACATGACCATCATGAATCATAGAGTCTGCGCCCTGCTGGTCTTGGCTTCTTGGCTGGCTTCATTCTTAATTATATTTCCATTACTCATGCTGTTCATACAGCTTGATTACTGTAAGTCCAATGCTATCAATCATTTTACTTGTGATTATTTCCCCTTATTACAACTTTCATGTTCAAATACCAAATTACTAGAGGTGGTGGGCTTTTCCTCTGCTGTGTTTACCTTAATGTTCACTTTGACATTAATCATTCTTTCCTACACATATATAATCAGAACAATTTTGAGGATCCCTTCCACCACTCAGAGGACAAAGGCCTTTTCCACGTGTTCTTCCCACATGATTGTCATCTCCATCTCTTATGGCAGCTGCATTTTCATGTATATGAATCCATCAGCAAAGGACAGAGTGTCTTTGAGCAAGGGGGTGGCTGTGCTAAACACCTCCATAGctcccatgctgaacccctttATTTATACCCTAAGGAATCTACAAGTCAAGCGAGCCTTCATGGACATGACCAGGAAGACTCTACTTTtctcaaggaaatga
- the LOC133043157 gene encoding olfactory receptor 6C3-like: MKNHTRPTEFILLGLSDDPELQIVTFLFLIITYILSVTGNLTIIILTLVDSHLQTPMYFFLRNFSMLEISFTTVCIPRFLGTIITRDKTISYNDCTAQLFFFIFLGITEFYLLTAMSYDRYVAICKPLHYATIMNNRVCVLLVFCAWLAGFLNIFPPVILFLQLDYCGSNIIDHFACDYFPLLQLSCSDTWLLEVIGFYSAIVILLFTLALIILSYMFIIKTILRLPSASQRKKAFSTCSSHMIVISISYGSCIFMYANPSAKEKASLNKGVAIMNTSVPPMMNPFIYSLRNQQVKQAFKETIQKVIFFSSKCK; this comes from the coding sequence ATGAAAAACCACACAAGACCCACAGAATTCATTCTTCTGGGGCTATCAGATGATCCAGAGCTTCAGATTgtgacttttctctttttaatcatCACATATATATTAAGTGTCACTGGAAATTTGACCATCATCATTCTCACCTTGGTGGACTCCCATCTACAGACAcctatgtattttttcctcagGAACTTCTCTATGTTAGAAATTTCTTTTACAACGGTCTGTATTCCTAGATTTCTGGGCACAATTATCACCAGGGACAAAACGATTTCATACAATGATTGTACAGCTCAGctgtttttcttcatcttcttggGTATCACTGAATTTTATCTTCTAACTGCCATGTCCTATGATCGCTATGTTGCTATCTGCAAACCCCTGCATTACGCAACCATCATGAACAACAGAGTCTGTGTATTGCTTGTCTTTTGTGCTTGGCTGGCAGGGTTCTTAAACATCTTCCCACCTGTTATTCTTTTTCTCCAGTTAGATTACTGTGGTTCTAATATCATTGATCACTTTGCTTGTGACTATTTCCCCCTCTTGCAACTATCCTGCTCAGACACATGGCTCCTTGAAGTGATTGGTTTTTACTCTGCAATAGTGATTCTGCTTTTTACTTTGGCATTAATAATTCTATCCTACATGTTCATCATCAAGACTATTCTGAGACTGCCTTCTGCCAGTCAGAGAAAAAAGGCATTTTCTACATGCTCCTCTCACATGATTGTCATTTCCATCTCTTATGGAAGCTGTATATTCATGTATGCTAACCCTTCAGCAAAAGAAAAGGCATCCTTGAACAAAGGAGTTGCTATTATGAATACTTCTGTTCCTCCTATGATGAATCCATTTATATATTCACTGAGGAACCAGCAAGTGAAGCAAGCTTTCAAGGAGACTATCCAAAAGGTCATCTTTTTCTCCAGTAAATGCAAGTGA